The Setaria viridis chromosome 6, Setaria_viridis_v4.0, whole genome shotgun sequence genome includes the window TATTTCCCCCAACACACCTAAAAATAACTGGGCCCAAAATTTTGTGGGCTCGCCCCCTCGGCCCAATTTTTCATGGGCCTAACAAAGTTATGACGTCAACAATTGTTCggctaaatccattaagaattAAGCCTAAAACAAAGTTATGACGTCAATATATGTTGCgcttgatccaacaagaattgggcctaaaccaagttatgaCGATCGCAATTATTAGGCTCGGTCCAACAAGAATTATGCCTCaatcaatctatgatgataGCAGTTATTTGGCTTGGTCCAACAAGAACTTGgcctaattcaatctatgaTGAAATAATTCGTCACAATTGTCATGTCACGTTGGACTATGGTCCGACATGGCATGCTATGCGGGAGCCAATTTATAACGACATGTGGGACGAACTTTTattcatcattatcttagtgatgcaccgaaataaggaacgtcactagtcaTGGTTTATGACGCTCGATCAATGACAAAGGGTTTTCGTCAATCGAGTgtcataaatcacggtttatgacacaaaaaatatttttatgacACTTTTTAGTTCATCATAgatcggaagatttcttgtagtggatGAAGCGCTTGTACAAGACTATGGGGCATGGCGATCTTTACGATGTCGCACCATAGACGTGCCTCTAGTATCTTTCCCTTAGGTGCTTTTAGCTAGGTTTACTTTCTTTCATTTATTTTCCAATTGGATTTGAAAGCACCTCAATTTTGAATTCAATAAAGTTTTGACTCATCAATCATCCAGCCCGATACAATCCTTTTGCATCACTTGCTTGTCTTTGTTGGAAGAAGCACATAGGTACAAACAAGTGTGGGGGAGCCACATACTCTCTAGTGCTGACATCATGCACCAAACACCCACAAACAGAGCACACCATGCTACACCAACACGTACGTGAAAGGGGAACTAGAGCCGGACCCAcaggggttcggccgaacccctggTTCGGCCAACATAGGGGTGGCCCACTCAGGCCCATCTTCATCCATTGCATCGGTTTGTGTCTCTGATTCCCTGATCTCACTGATTCATGAGTTTGAATGAATTTTAAATCTGATTAActaaaatcaaattcaaataaaatgaatcaaCATGCTCCACCTGCTCTACATGCTTTCTATGGTTGgcttgcatatgttttattccatACCTATCATCTTGATACTTGTGAACAAAAATCTTTAGGATAACATGCTCATCTAAGTAGTTGATGTTTGTGATATGGCTTGATAACATGATCTTCGCTCTTGATGTTTAAGTACTTgggaaatttatttgaaaatttaaaaaGCCTTTGCAAGCTCCTCTTTGATATGCGAAAGTTCTACCAAAGTCATATGATGAGTTATCTTGAAAAACCCTATGCATATGTTGCTTGTCtttgcattgagctttgtcaaactATTGTGACTCTTGTGAGAATTcttttcatgctttcatgatcaagattcaTGTGCACACCATTTACCCCTTACTATGCTTCTATGAGAAGTTAGCACTGTACCAACCATCcattccacaaaataaatgctccacCAATATGTGTTGGTCTTTCTCTCCAGTTATTgttacaaaagagacatgggctattAACAAAAATATGGACATATGAAGGTCcaagtattgaaaaaaaaagttcaacacttgaaggtccaagaaaaaaaagatagccATGTTCTCAAAGGAATTTACAAAGGGAGAGAGATCATACAAAAGAAGTTTCCATTTCATCTACCATCCACCATATCCATACACGTGCACATCTTGATCTAACTGTATGGCTTGTTTTCTCCTTGGATCTGGTTTTTGACTTGGCAATAAATGTGATGCAAGTATGCCTTATTCTTCATACCCTACCTTTAACTCCACATATAGCCATCGTTAGAAGTAGGATGAAGAAAGGCAAGTCTAATACCTTGGTGATGAcatatacacattgagcgatctgAGAGAATCAAATGAGGAGCTAAGTAAGGTTTATTTTTGAAAACTTACTAAAAAATCCCAAGTTACGTGACAAAAGGAGTATGACTTGATTCAAGATTGTTCCATACCTCAACTACTCAAGATGGcatgatagacacttcaaaATTCACAAGTGCAAAGTATAGCTTGGAATATCCTTTATGCTCACTTCATACCTTTGGAAGTTATGTTTCACCTTAGTCCTTTCTCCTTCACTCGAGGATGAGTAAATgctaagtgtgggggtgttATTAACGGCTCTTACGTACCAAATTTAGAtcgtcaactcctgcataaatacataaaagataagcatcaacagtagtgttggtgaatatttgtatgcaggtccattgccggagaaaacacacctcaagagcaaagaaacacactctcaaccaattaGGAGAAAGCATGtagatccatgggcccacaaatcaggattcgatacccttggaatactctgaggtaaAAGCTACAATGGTATTTGTGTGCTTACGAGTTTATTCGCATCGTAATTATACCAATAACTCCCCCAAGAGCTGGGTGAAGACATTAGGAAGCACATAGAAGGTGCGCTGGCAGGCCTCCGACTCGGGGTCCATCACGAGGTGCGCATCGATCTGACGCACTAGGGTGTCGTAGTTGATGGGCTACATGGCAGAATCGCCACAAGGAGGCACCTGTGCTAGCTCAGGGACCCTCGTGGAGGCGTAGGCGACTGAATTGGTTGGCGACGAAGTCCTGGCTCCCGAAGCAAAAAATCCTAGGTTGGGAAGAAGCTGGGGATGAGCTGCAACTCTCCTCTAGCAACGACGGCAAACTTGAGGCTCCCGAAACGAATGATGTCACCCGAGACGATGCCGCCGCCAGCGCTGATACCGAAGGAAGCCATCGAAAGCTAGCAAGGAGTGCGCAACTCTCCCTActtggcgcgccaactgtcggtgtttagtACCGCCAAATAGTGATTATAAGCTGCGCTTCCTTCACTCCTGATGGCCAGCACACAAGAACAAGGAGTTTATACTGGTTCATGATAATCCCTACGTTTAATTTCGGTAGGAGTCTTTTTTCCTTTGGGATCGAGTGTGCAAAGGGCTTACAatggggtgcttgcaagcaagcgtttGTGCGGTGTATGCGGGTGAGTGTGAATGAGTGCGTGTGAGAGTCGAGAGTGAGTGTTTGAAGGCCTGGCTCCCTTTATATAGTCCAAGGGCTGGGCGACAGTTTGAAGAAAGGAGGGGGCCTTCCTAGGTCGGGAGCTATGAAATGGTCGAAAGGTCATCCTAGGCTAGCAATGGTGGGACCCCCTCCGTTGGGACCTTCATGTCCTATTTTTCCTCGTCATTCTTGGCCTGTATGACCCGCACGATAGCTCCTAAACGGCATGGAGTGCCCACGCCTGGAGTGGCGTGGCCTGCACTAGATGGGCCTCCGTCGTGTCTGCCAACCCTGTGGTAGAGAATGGAACAAGGACTGTCGATCGTACTTATCATGGGTAGGTAGGTTCCGTGTCAATGGCCTAGAGCGAGGCATGCCACCCGTCCTGGCTTTCCCTGACATGCTGGACACCCTCACGGTCACTCAACGTCGTGAGGTTAAGTTCCGGGTCCCACCAAGACGATCAGGCCCAGGCCTGCCGTGACTACCTCGTCCTGCCCCTGACGGGTCATTAGGGGGGGACGGTCATGATGATGTCTGGGCACCTTGTTCCGGGCGTGCGTACGGGCCGTGGAGGCTCCTCCCTCCCAGGTCGTCCTGGTGTGGTCCGAAGAGTGCGGCCTCACCCTTGGACCCACTCGGATAGAGGTCGGTTCCCATGCCCGGTTACGTCCCCGTACGCAGGCAGGCGTGAAGTGGTCAGGAGCATCATGGCTCACATTGAATGTGTCGTGGCTCGATGCTGGTAAGTGCTGTCAGAGGGCAAGTGGAGCACCCCGGGTTCCGCACAGGCCCACATTCCAGGCCGAGTGGTTAGGCAGGCCGTGGCCCCTCACAACCGACCTCCGGAGGTCAGAGCGTGGGCCATGGCGGCGTGTTTGGCTCCTTCTAGCTGTCTAGCTAGTGGGCCTCGCGTCCCATCAGGCGTAGGAGCTTTCAGCTCCCGCCGCAGGGGTACCCTTGGTACTGGAACCCGTCACTTTATGTAGGAATTGACAGCGGATTTGGTACCTAAGGACCGTCAACAACACCCCACACTTAGCCCTTTGCTTGTTCTCAAGTAAAAGCGAAGGACTAAGGTGGAACATAACTTGTTGTGGTATGATGCAAGCATATATATAAGATATTTCAATATATACCTTTACTTGCAGGCCCGTCGATGGCCAGAGGAAGAAGCAGGGTGAGCGACCGCTCATGGCAAAAAAAAGGGCCTCCAAATTTTGACAGCCAAAGACCCTATATCTCAATCTTTCATGATTTGTTCCGCGTCCGATGCATCCACGGCAACTGGATCGTCGCAATGAGCGTCGTCCTGTGCTTACATCGCTGAATGCGTTTCTTGTGATTTTCCCATTGCAAACTCGCGAGTCGACATCTCGGCAAACTACGATTTGCAATCATGTTAACCATCGTCGCTGCCTACGGCGAGGCCCTGGCTTGACGGACGCAACATGTGGCTCCGTGGGGGATCCCGAACTTAGCATTTCACAGATGTAACACCGCATGTGACAGCCAGTAGTCGAGTAAGACTGCAGGAGGATGATCTCCTCGGGCCCAAGAAGCTGCAAGCCGCCAAGACCCAACGGCCATCGTGAGGAGCATAATGTGAGATTGTGAACGTGATTCTTTTATTCCTAAATTGAATTTTTGCCATCGTGGCCATAAACAACACTACTAATATGTGTTGTTCGATTTAATTTAAATTATTTCTTTTTGGTTTGTGAAacagatactccctccatctcaggtcgttttagcttttctaagttcataggtattattatgcatctagacatacactatatctagaaaacccaaaacgacctacagtttgggacggagggagtattaatttCCTCGAAGATTATATCTACAAGAATTAGAAAGTATGATTCTGATCCTAAAAAGTGTAAGAAAAACATAGACTAGAGCAGATGATCAATCACAAAAGGACCCATTTTGTATTCGCACACACGGACCTCAAATTCCTGGAGACGGCCCTGTTTACTTGTGAATTTTGAAGTGTCTACCATGTCACCTTGGATGTTTGAGGAATGGAACAGTCATGATTCAAGTCACCACCATTCATTCTATTGCGTAACTTGGATTTCATCCAAGATTAAATATGAACAACATTTCATTCACTTGAGTTTGCATGTCTTCATCCATGCCATGCTTGATCATTTTCAGCTTCAGGACTTTcaaaattgcaaatcaattgaGCATGTCTATCTTGAGCCGGTGATTTAGGATTTTCCATTCCTGCTTCACTCCACAATGCTAGATTTGATACCTCAAAATCCTCCTTCACAATGCTAGATTTGATACCTCAAAATCCTCCAAGTATTAGAACTTCACCCTAGCAAAGGGTTCATGGTTCAAGCCGTTGCTGGGTCTATCCTTGCTCGGTACCTTAGTGCTAAACTGCTAGTcccttgcttgatttcttcgtCCTATTTTCTTCAAACATTTTATATTCATTTTTTAATTCAATGAATTATCACTTGTCCACAAGATTTTCAAATAGCGAGATCAATAATGACACATAGTCGTATCTCTTGATCATGCACACTATCTTTGCCTTTTCTTCTCCCGATGGCTCCCAACACAAAATCTATTGATGTCGCACCACTCTCTCACTAACCTCTCACTTCTTCTGCACCTGTACCACCAATACCCGCCTACCATCCTCGTGCGCACTCGTGCCTTGGTGCCACACCGCCGCACACCACCCCACACCCTTTTCTTTAAGTCCACTCCCACACCTGAAATCAAaccccaaccccccccccccccccccccccccccaaactcACGAACTGTAACCCTAGCTTGCTATCACCGGAGAATATGAGGAAGCCAAGTGGATACGGAGGCATAAAACGCTCGGGTAGCTTCCTTTATAAAATTATTAAAAGAAATAGGTTCATCCCATGTATGGTTTCTTTTCCATGTAATGGAGAAATTTCAACCAAAGAATATATAGCATCAAGTAATTACATTTTTATGTTTGTATATACCGGTTATATGAGTAAAAATCAAGAAAGGTAATTGTCCTATAATATAGTTTGCTTTGTATGTTATATAAATTTTCAATTCTCAGCATATACTATTATGGAATCTATTGCATCAATTTGTAATTTTGTATATATTATGACAACTCTTAAAATTTGAGGGGTATACTTGGATTATAATTTTGCAATATCGTGTAAGTAATTAAGTATAttaaaatataagtttgcatccgaaattaaaaacttaaagtatCCATGTGAAAAGGCACACTAGCAGATTATCGTTTTATTTTCTAGagctttatattttttaaaataaagcAGGTTACCTTGGTGTTTGTTAAAACAATGCATATATGGATGATCCTAGATGGTATgattcaaccaatttgcttcaACCATATGCCATTTTAGTATATAGTTATACCAAGTGTGATGGCATCATCCTGGATGAATTGGTACagttcacccaaccaaacaaaagataacTGTCCATTTTGAACTATTTCATaaatgaatcaaatgatacatgcaaccaaacatataACCAAACATATAGATAGTAGATATTAGGCTATTTTTAATTGGAGTTTCATCATCATTAAATAGGGTGACACATCAGTGTTTTTGATGATGTGACAAGTCGTGAATAAAAGAGAGATATGAAATGAATTTCAGCACCATAAAACTATATATACATTGGTTCTTAGAAGCCTTGTGTGTGCATGTAGTCTTAGAAATAACAAACAAAGAAATTTTACATTGTGTAGAACTATTTCACTATGAACTAAATGTTATGTTACTTTTGTGGTATTTTTGGAACTATAAATATGAAATGACCATCGACAATGGCCTTAGGCCAATTTTAATGCACATTTacaaagggggtgtttgggaggggggctaaactttagccccctcCTTTTAGCCAGATTTTAGCCCTTCTCATCCAAACATTAGGGTTAAAATggagggactaaactttagccctccataatccattagcccctccAAGGGTGCTAAAATAgactaaaggggctaaaagtggtcccccggaCCAATTCTCCCCCTTGCCCCCCTCCCATCTCTCTCCTCCATGTGCCTCTCGCACCCCCCTCTCGCCTCCACGCTGCCTCCGCCCGGCACCCGCTGCacttcgcctccgcctcgccggcgcacTAGAGTCCGCACCACCTGCTTCACCTCCGCCGCTTCCGCGGACACAGCCTTCACGACTGCAGCacccccgctgcctccgcctcctcctcctctacggTAGGATCCGGGCCtccaacgacgacgacggcgccaagGAGCGAGatccgccaccacctccacgtGCCTTCTCCGTTGCCTCCGCTCAGCCACGCCTCCTTCGCCCGGCCCAGCTGCTCCTTGGTCTTGACCGAAGCTCAACATCGCATCGGCATCAACATCGAGAACGCCGCCAGCACGAGTCGCGAcgaagcggcagcggcgagacGAGCACGGGCGGTTGGTGTTCATCCAGGAGGGTCGTACCCGGTTTGAGATCGAGATCCAGCGCGGCGTGTTCCCCCGACGGGTTGAAGGGGACGAACTTGGGCCCCGGGCGTGCTTGAACGAGAAGggcacgtcgccgccgccgccaccttcacccgcccccgcggcctccgccggtTTCCccaccgccatggccgccgccgcaaggGAGGGCCTGGATTCATGTGCCTTGGGCTTGGCCGTGGGCCATCAGCCCTGCGACCGCGCCTTCTCGACCTCcggcatggtggtggtggtggtgggcgacGTGGAGATCTGACTATGCGCGGTGGTGGACCCATGCTTCCTCTCTTACCCGGGCCTCCGCTTCCGCAGACGGCGGCGGGTGTCCTCCGAACGACACGcctccgccggcaccgccgcctctGGTCGGCCCCGCGGCCTCCGCCCGACCCTGCCGCGTCCCTAAGCGCCGCCACGTCGCGCTCGTGCTCGTGAATAGGAAGATGACGAGGATGGGAAGCAGCACCATGTGCGTGGCCACGGCcccggaggaagaagagttgCGGGAGAAGTAGCGGAACTTGCCCCTGACGCTAGCTAGGAGGAGGGAAATGAGGGGTATTGTTGTCTTTTGTCAAGCAAAGTGCTTTAGTCCCCCACCCAAACACTctaaagtgctaaagtttagcactccatttgaggaggctaaactttagcccaggactaaactttaatcccttcctcccaaacagggtCTAGAACAGTGAACTCGGTAAAAGACATGCCTTACGAAACTGGACCGGTCGAGCAGTATAAAAACAAAAGACATGAAAGAACCGGTGTGTGAACCGGCGGCGCCTGCTGGCCGCCTCCTGAATATCCGTACGACTGGCAAATGAAGGCTGATTTCTGGGGAATCCGGAACCCGTAAGAAACAGCCCAAGCAGCCCACGACCGGCCCAATCTCATCAGAAACGCACGCGCACGTCGCCGTCGCGTCGCTGTAACCCTAGCCTAGCCGCCCCCGAAGCTTCTCGTCCTTCTCCttccggcggccgcgggcggcgcggcgagtcgGCGGCAACCCCGCCCCCCTACTACTTGCATCCCCCCACCTTACCCCCCgctccccgcctcctccccctcagCAACGCAGATCCTGTCCACCGCGTTCACGAGAGCCACTTCACCGGGCGCGGGATCTGATCGCAATCGGatcccctccaccgcctcctcctcctctggagGGGCCCCGGGCCCGACGACGACGGAGGCGAGGGTAGACGACGGAGGcaaggaggacgacgaggcggaggacgaAGAGCCCATGCCGGCCGCCGGGGCCCGCCGCTCCACGCGCGTCTTCATGCCCAAGGCGCCCAAGCCGCTGCAGCCCCAGGACCAGGCCGACCCCGCCACCAGGGTCCTCCGCTCCGGCAAGCGCCTCGCCGCCGATCGGATCCGCTGGGACGCCAAGGACGCCGCTGCCTTCCACGTCGACGTCAACCAGGACCAGCAGCGCCAAAAAGAGGATCCCCTGAAGCCGGTACTGCCGCCTCTGACGAAATCCTTCGGAATCGTCTACACCAGgaaacgccgccgccggaggcacCCCGCCGCCGAGGTTCTCGCCGAGGACGCGGACCGCAGCAGGAGGTTTGGGATAGTATACACCAGGAGGAGGGGCAAGCGACTGAAGGTCGCCCCTCGGCTCACACAGGAGCCGGACGTCTCCTCTGACCTTGCCGCGGCGATTCCATGCTCCTCCTCCCAGGAGTTTGCATCAAGAACTGGCTTCTTGGATGCCCATTTCTCGGCCCTGGATGGTGCTGCAGCTCGCTCTGGGGCTCTGACGCTCGTCGTCCTTGTTGATACATCTTGCTCCGGGAGCTCTCACCGGTTCCTGGGCCTTCTTCTACCTGTGCTGCGGTGGATGCGCTGCAGTCAGCAGCGGGGCAAGGTCTGGAACCTAGCCACTTTCATCTTGTCTGCTGgtgttgctgctgcttttgcATCGCAGGGGGTGCACTTTGTCAAGCTCCAGCGCCGGAGGGCTGTAAGCTTTCTTCAAGCCATCATCTGGCTATTTTAGTTTCATGTACAATTGGTGTAACATTTATGTTTCTTCTTGCAGTCTGCATTGTTACATAGGCCTCTGGTGCAGTGTGGGTGGTGTGCACTTCATGGTGCCAAGAAATCTGAACCTCTGGTGTCGGTCATTTTCTCGGCACTTCCTTCATACTTTTGGAGCTTGCATTCTGCTGTAGCTCTTGATTCCATGTATCTGCCAGCTGTGATTCGGCAGAGCAGCCCACTGGTTGGGGGAGCTGAAGAAATCTATCCTCACACTCCTTTGTATGTGGATTATGGGGCTCAGAGCACTGGAATTGCCAAACCCACTGCTGACGTTGGCAGCGATGAACCTTGCAGAGCGGTCCAGGACTACGTGCCCCTTGTACAAGTTGCTGGACTAGTGGTGCATGATCTGAGGCTAAAGAAGCATCAAAGGAAGAGGAGATCAATGAGGCATCCCCGAAATCGACGGCGGATTACATCAAAATTACCTGACAATGGAATTGGGATGAAGCAGAGCACAGCTGCCATCCAAACAGAAGTAAAGCTGCCATCAAGTAGGCAAGAACCTCCTGTGGAGCCTGTCCAACCTAAAGCAGCATTAGAAATTTCTCTTGATTTGCTTGAAAACATGGACGAAAGTGATGTTTCGACTCCCATGGGATCAACTAGGAGAAAGAGATCTTCTGTGAAGAGTCCTGTTGACAGAATGAATGAAAGGCTGGCCTTGGCTGAGGTGAGACAGAACATAGATTCTGTTCACAGCAAAGCAAACCTTTTAATCATTCAAGCTGATAGATGCTGGAGGGAAGAAGGTGCTGAAGTTATGCTAGAACTATCAGATACCAATAAGTGGTGTATAGTTGTGAAGATACAAGGTGTTACTAGATACTCCCTTAAGCCTTCAGATGCGAGGTTACATGTCATTAATCGTCATACTCAAGCCTACATTTGGGCAGTTGACGATGCATGGAAGCTTGAGTTCACTGATAAGTGGGATTGGCTGTTATTCAAAGAGTTGCATGTTGTAGGCCAAGAGCGCAATTCCCAGGGAAAGACAATCCCAATTCCTGGTGTACATGAGGTTTCTGTTGACATGGAAGGAATTGTGGCAGATCCTTTCTCACGCCCTGTGCCGGACTACATCAGGGTGGTGGATGATGAAGTTGTGCGAGCTCTCTCTCGGGATTCTATCTATGACATGGACTCAGAGGATGAACGGTGGCTCATCCAGTTGAATCATGCAGATTTCAATCAAAATAGCTC containing:
- the LOC117860434 gene encoding uncharacterized protein, with product MPAAGARRSTRVFMPKAPKPLQPQDQADPATRVLRSGKRLAADRIRWDAKDAAAFHVDVNQDQQRQKEDPLKPVLPPLTKSFGIVYTRKRRRRRHPAAEVLAEDADRSRRFGIVYTRRRGKRLKVAPRLTQEPDVSSDLAAAIPCSSSQEFASRTGFLDAHFSALDGAAARSGALTLVVLVDTSCSGSSHRFLGLLLPVLRWMRCSQQRGKVWNLATFILSAGVAAAFASQGVHFVKLQRRRASALLHRPLVQCGWCALHGAKKSEPLVSVIFSALPSYFWSLHSAVALDSMYLPAVIRQSSPLVGGAEEIYPHTPLYVDYGAQSTGIAKPTADVGSDEPCRAVQDYVPLVQVAGLVVHDLRLKKHQRKRRSMRHPRNRRRITSKLPDNGIGMKQSTAAIQTEVKLPSSRQEPPVEPVQPKAALEISLDLLENMDESDVSTPMGSTRRKRSSVKSPVDRMNERLALAEVRQNIDSVHSKANLLIIQADRCWREEGAEVMLELSDTNKWCIVVKIQGVTRYSLKPSDARLHVINRHTQAYIWAVDDAWKLEFTDKWDWLLFKELHVVGQERNSQGKTIPIPGVHEVSVDMEGIVADPFSRPVPDYIRVVDDEVVRALSRDSIYDMDSEDERWLIQLNHADFNQNSSQRNHISYEDFEMIISIFEKDAYNNPQGTNDLGELLSRYPALGKDDNVHDVYEYWTNKRSKRAAPLLRIFQGVPLRRGHLSQKTAMKRKRSLKRQRSQAGRGKPEALLQDHAEEEAALQRVVQAERAAKHAVETAIRQRNRAQSLMVNAELATYKSIMALRIAEAARISDSSRDIVCTILD